The genomic window TGGGTCCGCGCGTAGATGTGGTCGTGACCCGTGAGCACGAGGTCGACGCCGTGGCGTTCGAAGAGCGGTCGCCAGTGGGCCTCGATGATGGGGTTCCCCTCATAGGCCCCCCACGTGTACACAGGGCGGTGGAACATGACGACAAGCCAGCGCGCGGCTTTCGCCTCGGGCGAGGACAGAAGCGCGTCGAGACGCGCCATGAGCGTCTGGTTCCCGGCCGCGTCCTTGCATTCGCCCGGCTGGATATAGGGCGTGTGGACGGTCGCGCGGGACGTCGCGCAGGCGTCCTCGGAGTTGACGACGACGAAGTGGACATTGCCCGCGCCGAAGCCGAAATGGAACTCGTCGCCCGGAAGCACGAAACGCCCTTTGAACTGGTCGTACGAGCGCGAATCGTAGGCGGTCGGGATCGGAACGTCCTCGCGCTCGTGGTTCCCCGCGGCGGGCATGAGCGGGCGGGAAGCGGCGAGCGGCTCGACCATCCCGAACCAGGTTTCCCAGCCGATGCTGCGGCCGTCCGCGTACGAGATATCGCCCGCGACAAGGACGAGGTCGGGGTCGGCCGCGAGGGCCGCGGCGACGGTCTCGCGCGACGTCGCGTGTTCGTGCCCATGGTCGGCGAACGCGACGAAGCGGAGCGGTTCGCCCGCCGCCGGGGGCGCGCGCGCCTCGAAAACGGGACCCGCCTGCTTGTTGAGCACCGCGCGGTAGCGGAAGGTCTTCCCGGGCTCGAGGTCCGTGAGCACGGCGGAATAGACGGCGATGCCCGGCGGGAGCGAGGCCTCGAAGCGCGCCTCCGCGACCTTGCCGAGCGCGTCGGTCGCCCCGTACTCCACGCGCGCGTCGAGGTTGCGCTCGCCGCCGACGTTCGCGAAGGTGACCGCAAGTCC from Candidatus Thermoplasmatota archaeon includes these protein-coding regions:
- a CDS encoding metallophosphoesterase, with protein sequence MARALVVLAFAILLVPGALAAVPNQHHLSIVPGGLAVTFANVGGERNLDARVEYGATDALGKVAEARFEASLPPGIAVYSAVLTDLEPGKTFRYRAVLNKQAGPVFEARAPPAAGEPLRFVAFADHGHEHATSRETVAAALAADPDLVLVAGDISYADGRSIGWETWFGMVEPLAASRPLMPAAGNHEREDVPIPTAYDSRSYDQFKGRFVLPGDEFHFGFGAGNVHFVVVNSEDACATSRATVHTPYIQPGECKDAAGNQTLMARLDALLSSPEAKAARWLVVMFHRPVYTWGAYEGNPIIEAHWRPLFERHGVDLVLTGHDHIYARTHALKDGKPVSAGPEVYAEGEGPVYVVTGGGGNKKYDLRPPPYPEWLAVANSTFHVTHVRADAKRLAVEAHEVPTGALVDRFVIGEPFDPPIGDPPTRATPGPAPVLLAAAAALLALAARRKA